A stretch of Schistocerca cancellata isolate TAMUIC-IGC-003103 chromosome 3, iqSchCanc2.1, whole genome shotgun sequence DNA encodes these proteins:
- the LOC126176881 gene encoding ectonucleotide pyrophosphatase/phosphodiesterase family member 5-like produces MYDTVFVFIAILLICIFTLFAVFYGSPTKPLLLVVSFDGFRYDYINKNITPTLHSLHQRGVHSQYMRNVFITKTFPNHHSIATGLFPSSHGVMASSVYDERYGKVISYSEELWKFGNSVTPLWSLNEKLNHRSGVYMWPGGEFDYQGVLPTFLTTFKPSVSWTDRVDAVLKWFMDPVTPANLVFLYFEEPDSHSHLFGPESLEVLKQIMRCDNITKYLFDQIAVTGLSSKLNVFLLSDHGMDSVSEDRIINLTHYVNKTKYLTASTSPALHVIPKKGEFEDVYNALKVASEVENFTIYKRDELFERWHYNNERTPPLLLLADEGFAFDDVLYVPDSHQRNGSRTFGVHGYDNELQTMHSFFIAVGPLLKKNYTIPPFDSVDLYSLFCKILGLHSPPTNGSLSNVISMLKDDTETKIHLKWITISGSVILLLCLFIFAVHLMRKAHRLEESNSDYTLLSDREASEGWVTKSQQECHQADIQNLIQSEEE; encoded by the exons ATGTACGACACTGTGTTTGTATTCATAGCAATATTGTTAATATGCATTTTTACTCTGTTTGCTGTTTTTTACGGTTCTCCAACTAAACCCCTTTTGTTAGTGGTGTCATTTGATGGTTTCCGGTATGATTACATAAATAAGAACATAACACCAACCCTACACAGTCTTCATCAGAGAGGCGTTCACTCTCAATATATGCGCAATGTTTTTATTACAAAAACGTTTCCAAATCATCACTCAATAGCTACAGGTTTATTTCCAAGTTCACACGGTGttatggcaagtagtgtatatgaTGAGAGATATGGCAAAGTTATTTCATACAGCGAAGAACTGTGGAAATTCGGAAACAGTGTTACTCCGCTTTGG AGCCTAAATGAAAAACTGAACCATCGCAGTGGGGTTTACATGTGGCCAGGAGGAGAGTTTGACTATCAAGGTGTTCTCCCTACATTTCTCACTACATTTAAACCATCTGTATCGTGGACAGATCGAGTCGATGCAGTGTTAAAATGGTTTATGGATCCTGTCACTCCAGCAAACTTGGTGTTTCTCTATTTTGAAGAGCCTGACAGCCATTCACATTTATTTGGCCCTGAGTCACTGGAGGTGTTAAAGCAGATTATGAGGTGCGATAATATAACTAAATATTTGTTTGACCAGATTGCTGTTACTGGCTTAAGTAGTAAGCTTAATGTATTCCTTTTGAGTGATCATGGCATGGACAGTGTATCAGAAGACAGAATAATCAACTTGACACATTATGTTAACAAAACAAAGTATCTAACAGCCAGCACATCACCGGCACTGCATGTAATTCCCAAAAAAG GTGAATTTGAAGATGTATACAATGCTTTGAAAGTTGCTTCAGAAGTAGAAAACTTCACAATTTACAAGAGAGATGAATTATTTGAAAGATGGCATTACAATAATGAAAGAACCCCACCACTGTTGCTACTTGCAGATGaaggttttgcttttgatgatgtcttGTACGTTCCGGATAGTCACCAAAGGAATG GCTCAAGGACATTTGGAGTTCATGGTTATGACAATGAACTCCAGACAATGCACTCTTTCTTCATTGCTGTGGGTCCTCTACTAAAGAAGAATTATACAATTCCACCATTTGATTCTGTTGACTTGTATTCATTATTCTGCAAGATTTTAGGGCTCCACAGCCCTCCAACAAATGGTTCACTTTCAAATGTTATATCTATGTTGAAAGATGACACCGAAACTAAAATTCATTTGAAATGGATAACCATTTcag GTTCTGTTATATTGCTCCTGTGCCTTTTTATATTTGCTGTTCATTTGATGCGAAAAGCACACAGATTAGAGGAGAGTAACAGTGACtatacattattaag